The DNA segment AATTATTTGTCGAGGAAGATGACATAATACAGAAAgaggaaaattttgaaattgatttaGGGGACAATGATGTAAGAAGGTTGAAGGTTCTGTATCGCGTATATTctaattatctttttttttataaggTTATTCAAGGTTTAGATGTTTCCATTGGATTGATGAATGTTGGGGAGACATGCATTTTGAAAATACAGCCACGCTTAGCATTTGGGAGCAAGGGATTACCACCGAAGATTGGCCCAGATACGACAGTTAGCTACAAAATTGAACTGATCTCTGTCGCAGAGGAAGAGCTTGAGTCCATGAGTATCACCCAGAGGAAAATAAAGGGGTAAAATCTAACATGAGTAACATATTATTGCTCCCTAATTCCTCTGATCAACCTACTACATGCAAACTATGGACTAATAATGAAAGAGGAGTCTGAATGatcggaatttttttttttcagaaacaagAAGAGAGAAAGAGGCAATTATTGGTATGGTAGAGGGGAAAACAGTATTGCCATTCAGTGTTATAGGAAAGCTTTGGATTATTTGGATGAAGTTGAAGGGGGCATTAAATTTCCAGAGTCCAATGATGAACTGTCAGATTCTGCTCTTCAAGAATTATTAGAAGATAGGATAAGTGTTTATAATAATATGGCTGCAGCACAAATCCGAATGGAGTCCTATGATGCAGCTTTAATCTCCCTGAAGACTGTATTAAAATGTCAGCCTCATAATATCAAGGCTCTCTTCAGACAAGCCAAGGTATGTGATTAACAAATTTAGAGGATTGAAATTGAGATGTAAACTCTCGAAGTATTTCTCTGAAAATTATCAACTGAATTTCTGTTAGTTCATTCAAAAAATCTATTGAATGTTTTAGGTAAACACAGCTAAAAACGACATAGGATCAGCAATGAAATCCTTACTAAAAGCTAAAGAAGTGTCACCTGCTGATCCTGACATCAACAATGAGTTAACTAAATTGAACAAAATcattgaaaaacagaaaaagaccGAACGGGAACTTGCAAAGAGGATGTTTGGGAGCAACAGTACCAAGCAGGGCAAGAATGAACAACAAAATTCTAAGAATGTAAGAATCAGATCTTACTTCAATCCTGTCTTtacttttttgtattcaaacattattattgtcttactaaaaattttattctttAAGGTTTACTATTGGGCTACAATAGCAGCTAGTGTAGCAGTTGCG comes from the Coccinella septempunctata chromosome 2, icCocSept1.1, whole genome shotgun sequence genome and includes:
- the LOC123306896 gene encoding peptidyl-prolyl cis-trans isomerase FKBP8, producing MSIENEETNKQEVCQESAASKTENDLNKENVESERVQDEWIDILGSGVIMKKILKEGTPDTRPQKQQTCVINYELFVEEDDIIQKEENFEIDLGDNDVIQGLDVSIGLMNVGETCILKIQPRLAFGSKGLPPKIGPDTTVSYKIELISVAEEELESMSITQRKIKGNKKRERGNYWYGRGENSIAIQCYRKALDYLDEVEGGIKFPESNDELSDSALQELLEDRISVYNNMAAAQIRMESYDAALISLKTVLKCQPHNIKALFRQAKVNTAKNDIGSAMKSLLKAKEVSPADPDINNELTKLNKIIEKQKKTERELAKRMFGSNSTKQGKNEQQNSKNVYYWATIAASVAVAVAGLASYRLKYF